Genomic segment of Deltaproteobacteria bacterium:
GTCGACCTGGCCCGCGCTCTGGGGAATGAGCCCCACCAGGATGCGCATGAGCGTGCTCTTGCCGCAGCCGCTTGGCCCGAGCAGGCACAAGATCTCCTCGGGGAAGACCTGGAGGTTGATGTCGTCGAGGACCTTGAGATCCTGGCCGTTGGGGAGCCGGTAGACCTTGTGGACGTGGCGCAGCTCGCAGAGCGGTTCCATGGTCGGCCTCGTTAGAACCCGTTTCAAAACCCTGCTTCCAGGCTCGCCGGCTGCGCCGGCTGGGTTGCCTGCGGGGTTTTGAAACTCGCTTCCGGCCGAAACATACTCCGCGGCACGTCCGAGCGCGGCAGAAAGCGCGTGACGATCAGTGGGAGGTCAGAGCGGTTTCTGGCGCGGTCGTCGAGGGCGACTGCCCCAGCGGCAAGTCGACGATGAACGTGGTGCCCTGCCCGCTCGCGCTTCGCACGCTCACCGTGCCGCCGTGCGCCTCGGCGAGCGCGCGCACGGCCATGAGGCCCACGCCCCAACCGCGCCGCGCCGACTGCTCCGCGCTCGGGGCCCGGAAGAACTGCTCGAAGAGCTGGGCCCGGATCTCCTCGGGGATGGCCTCGCCGTCGTTGTGCACCGAGAGCCGGGCCCCGCGCGCCGACGCGCCCACCTGCACCCGAATCGCGCCCTGCCCGTACTTGGCTGCGTTGATGCACAGGTTCTCGACGATGCGGCGGATCGAGTCGCGGTCCCAGAAGCCATCGACCGCGCCGCTGGAGCCGAGCTCGATGTTCATCTGGAAGGTCGCGCGCAGCTCGGACACCGCCTGCTGAACGAACGCCACCAGCTCCAGCGGCTGCACGTTGAGCGGGAGCCGCTTGCCCTCCACCAGCCGATACGAGTCGAGGAGATCGGTGATCATCGAGAGCGTGCGGTCGATGCCGTTGAGCGCGCGCCGCGAGAGATCGGCCGCCTCGAGCGGCGCGCCGGCCTTTCGCATCGCCAGCTGCATCGCCAACCGCGCGGCCGCGAGCGGCGTGCGCAGGTCGTGGCTCAGGGCCACCACGAAGCGCTCGCGCATGGCCCGCTCCGCCTCGAGCACCTCCACGTAGCGCTCCGCACGCCGCCTCGCCTCCGCCTCGCGAAGCCCCGCGCGCCGCCGCGACGCGCCCACCACGCTCAGCATCCCGCCCACGAAGAGGTAGAGCACGAAGCGCTCCCACGCTTGCGCCCCGACGATGCGGAACGAATCGGACGGCGGGAGCATGTACGACACCAGCAGCGCACCCACACCCAGCGTGAAGAGCGCGGGCGGCAGCCCTTCGCGCAAGGCAACCATCACCACCGCCGCGAGCGCGAGGTAGTAGTAGGCCGTCTGCAGGGCCGCGCCGCCGACACGCGCGGCCGCGCCCGCCGCCAGCCCCAGTAGGAGCGGCAGCCCGTAGCGCCGCACCCAATCGGTGAGGTTCGTCCGCATGCAATCCCCGGTCGGGGCCTTACAACCCCGACGACGGCCGCGGGTTACACGCGACGTGTGACTCCACCAACCCGCTAGCAGGGTCGTGGGGCGGGGTTTCGAAGGAAGCTTCGACGCGCAGCTTCTGCAGGGCTACCCGCGGCGGCGCTCGAAGAGAAAGACATCGCCCAGGGTCTCGTGAATTCGCGCGCCTGCGCGCACGAAGCCCAGCTTGGTGAGCACGCGCATCGAAGCGTGGTGCCAGCTGAACGTCTCGGCCTGGACCACCTGCACCTCGACGTGGGCGAGCGCCCAGGCCACCGCGGCGCCCACGGCCTCGACGGCGAAGCCGCGCCGCTGCGAGCCCGACTCCACGCCGTAGGCCACCTCGCACCGACCGCCGTTCGGCTTGCCGTGGAAGATGACGCTGCCCACCACCCGCGTCGGCTCGTCTCGAGTGACCATCAGCCGGTCGCCCCAGAGGCGCGTGTCGGGATCGGCACGGATGCTGTCGAGCGAGGCGCAGAACGCTTGCTCGATGAGATCGCGGCCGGGCCACTCCGGCGGAAGCCGCGCGCCCGCGATGACCTCGGCGCGCGGACGGTCGTTGGCGAAGATCGCCTCCACGAACGGGAGCGTGATCGGCCGCAGCTCGAGCCGCGCGGTCTGGAGCATCTCGGTCACGCCCTCTTGGTAGCGCAGGGCCCGCGCAGATTCGAGGCGCGGTGCGTCGGTTGGCGACGCGACACCTGCAGATAGGAGTTCGCAAGGCTCACCAGCCACCCTTCCTTGCTCGCATGCCGCGGACGGAAGGAGGCGCCATGGCGCAGCCCAAACCGAGTGTGAAGCTCCCCATCGTCGAGTCGCATCCCCGCCGGGCCGTCCTGCGCGCGCTCGGGCTGGGGCTCGCTGCCGCGCCTGCGCTCGCGCTCCTCGACTGTGGCAAGGATCAAGCGCTCGCCAACGGCGGCACCACCGGTAACGGCCCGGCTCGAGCGGCGCGGCGAGCACCGGCGCGAGCGGCAGCGGCGCGACGTCGGGGAGCAGCAGCGGCTCGAGCACCGGAAGCTCGGGCAGCACGGGCGGCAGCATCGACTGGGCGAGCGGCGGAACGGCCGATCTCTCGCAGGCCACGAAGAGCTACGACCCGTTCGCGGTCGCGGGCACGAGCTGCACCGCGACGTGCGAAGCCACGCTCGGGCCGTGTTACGCGCCCACGCGCGTGGCCCAGGATGTCTCCGATGGAATCGCGGGCGTGCCCATCATGATCGCCATTCGCTTGCTGGACGAGGACTGCAACCCGGTCACCGACGCGTCGGTCGACATCTGGCACACGCTGCCCAAGGGCATCTACTCGGGCGAAGCGGCGAACCTCGCGTTCTGCACCGACAACGACGCCGACGCCATCGCCCACGAGTACTTCCGGGGCGTGCAGTACAGCGACGCCAACGGCGTGGTGCGGTTCTTCTCGTGCTACCCGGGCTGGTACTCGAGCCGCACGGTGCACGTGCACGTCACGGTCCGGCGCGGCAGCGGCGACTACACCGGCCAGACCGAGTTCCTCACCACCCAGCTCATCTTCGACGACACGATCTCCACCGACATCTACGCCAAGGTCGCGGCCTACGCGCGCACGAGCTCGAGAGATACTTTCAACACCAACGATTCCGTCTTTTCGGCGTCGAACTACCAGGACTACCTGTTCGACATGACCCGCATGGCCGATGGCTCCCTCGTCTGCGCGAAGACGCTCATCCTCCGCAAATCCACGAGCGGCGCGGTCTGCAGCGTCGGAGGCAGCGGCGGCCCCGGCGATGGCGGAATGGGCCCGCCGCCGCTTCCCGACGCCGGCTAGAGCGTCGCGACGTCGAGCTTCACGTCGGCCTTCGACCAGGCCTTCTCGAACTGCTTCTTCGCGTCGGCGGCGGCCTTGTCGTCGCGGCCCTCGAGCGACTTCCACAGCCCGAAGAGCGCCCAGCCACTGTGCGGGTGCTTGACGAGATCCTCGCGGAACACGGCCTCGGCCTTGTCCTTCTGGCCCGCGCGGAGCAGCGCCGCGCCGAGCTCCACGCGAACGGGGATCGGCCACGGCGGCGGCTCGTCGTAGTGCAGCGCGTCCTCGAGCGCGGCCGCCTGCTGCAGCTCGGCGATGGCCACCTCGCGCTTGCCCTGCGCCTCGGCGATGCGCGCCGCGAGGAAGTGCTGACCGATGGCGAGAACGTCCTTCATCAAGTTCTGCGGACCAAACGTGACATCCGCCGGCACCTTCGCGACGCCCGCCTCAAAGGCTGCCTGCTCTTTCGCCGCGTCGTCGAGCTTGCCCGTGGCCGCGAACGCGAGCGCGCGCGCGAAATATGACCAATTGGTTAAGTACGCAAAGTCCGCCGGCGGCGCGGGTTCCTTGAGCAACTCGTCCCAGTGCCCAAACCGCGCGAGCGCGAAGTATGGCGGCGCGAGGAACGCATCCACGCCAGGCATGTCCTTCGCCATCGCGCGCACCATCTCCGGCGGAAAGTGCGCGGCCATCGTGCGCGCGGCATCGATTGACGTCTTGCTGCGGCCCTCCATGCCGGAGCTGAACCAGAGGAACTGGAAGTTGTGTGCCACGTACATCGCCGCGTACACGCCCTCGGCGTGCGTCTTCCCCAGGTACTTCTGGTCCGCGACGATGGCGTCCTCGTTGGCCTTGCTGGCGTCGGCGTAGCGCCCCACGCGCAGGTACACGTGCGCGGGCATGTGCACGAGGTGGCCGGCAGCAGGCGCGAGCTTGGGCAGCTTCTCCGCCGAGGGAAGCGCCTTCTCGGGCGTGGGCGAGCCTTCCCACAAGTGAATCCAGAAGTGGTTCGCGCCGACGTGCTTCGGATCGATCTTCAACGCCGCCGACAACGCCGAAACGATCTCGTCCGTGCCCGGGTACGGCTTGCCGTCGCGCGCCCACAAGTCCCAGGGACGAAGGTCCATCATGGATTCGGCGAACAGCGTCTGCGCGTCAGCGTCTTTCGGGTTCGCCTTCGCGATTTCACGCATGGCATCTGCGTACGCCTTGTCGCGCGCCGCCCGATCCTGACCTGGCTCGCCGTAGCGCTTCGCGAGCGCGTCGATGTACGCGCGCTCCTCCGGGCGCGTCTTCACCTCGAGCGACTGCGCCTTCTGAATCGCGGCGAGCGCTTGCTTCTCGTTGTCGGGATTCAACGGCAGGTTGATGTTCGGCCCGAGCGCGAGCGCCTCGCCCCAGGCGCACATCGCGCAGTGCGGATCGACCTGCTCGGCCTTCCGGAACGACAGCACCGCGTAGTCGTGGTTGAAGCCGTAGGTGAGGTTCAGCCCCTGGTCGAACCACTTCTGCGCCTCGGGGCTCGCGGTGATCGCGTGGTGTGCGTTGCCCATCCCCTGCAGCAGGAGCGCGGTCTGGTTGCTCGGCGGCATGTCGCCATGCATCGAACACTGCGCCTGCGCCCGCGCCGCAGAGAGCAGCGCAAGCACGAGTACGAAAGCCGATCGCATGATCACCTCGAGAGGGCGTACTTGAGCTCAGCCAGGTGGTACAGCCGCTTCCACAAGATGCGGTTGATGCCCACGACCACAATCGCCATGGTCACGACGCCGGCCGCGAGCACGGCCATGTCGCCCTTGGCGCTGGCCTGCGAGATCACGCCGCCCAATCCGAACGCGACGTGGTTCTCGCCCTTGTAGTGCACGTACTCGCTGATGATCGACGCGTTCCACGCGCCGCCCGCGGCCGTCACCCAGCCCGTCACGAGCTGCGGGAAGATGCCCGGCAGGTACAGCCGCTTCCACAACTGCGCCTTGGAGAACTGGTACACCACCGCCGCCTCCTCCAGGTCGTGCGGGATGTTCATCGCGCCGGCGATGACGTTGAAGAGCACGTACCACTGCGTGCCCAACATCATGAGCACCACGGAGCTGAAGTTGAGGCCCACCCCGAGCGCGCCGAACGAAGCGAGCACGAGCGGAAAGATCATATTGGCGGGGAACGACGCGGCGATCTGCACCACCGGCTGCAGCACACGGGAGAGCTTGGGGTTGCGACCGATGGCCACGCCCACGGGCACTGTCCAGAGCGTGCCAAGCGCCACCGCGAGCGTGGTGCGCACCAAGGTCAGGCCCGTGGCCCCAAGGATGTTGCCCCACTCCTTGCCCGATACCTGGCGCAGCAAGTCGAGGAGCTTCACCGCGCCCCACAGCGCGAGCAGTCCGAACACGCCGAAGATGGCAATTTGCAGCAAAGACTCTGCGCGCGTCGGCGCGAGCTTGTGCTTCGCAGGCGCCTTCTCCGGGCGCGCACGCTCGGGCAGCATCGACTGATAGAGATCGCGCATCGCCCGAATGATGCCGCTCTTGTGGAGCAGGTCGAGCACCCAGGAACTGGCGGCCTCGGTGGCGGCCACATCGCCCACGTTGAACTTCTCGCTCCAGGCCACGAGCGGCCGCCAGAAGAGCTGATCGACGACCACGATCATCAAAATCATGGCGACGATGGCGGCGAACATCGCGCCGGTGTCACCGCGGTCGGTGGCCACGCTCATGTACGAGCCAATGCCGGGCAAGCGGAAGTCCTTGTCGCCGAGCACCATGGCTTCGCTCGCGGAGAGGAAGAACCAGCCGCCCGCCATGGACATCATGCCGTTCCATACCAACCCCACGGTGCTGAACGGCAGCTCCAGCTTGCTGAAGGTGCGCCACCAGCCAAAGCGGTAGAGCTTCGCCGCCTCCACCAGCTCCGGCGGGATGTTCAGGAGCGAGTGGTAGAAGCTGAAGGTCATGTTCCACGCTTGCCCGGTGAAGATGAAGATCACCGAGGACAGCTCCAGGCCGATGTTGGAGTGCGGGAAGACCGCAACCAGCGTGAGCAGCACCGCGGGCATGAAGCCCAGCACCGGAATCGACTGGAGGATGTCGAGGAGCGGGATGAGCACGCGCTCCGCGGCGCGGTTCTTGGCGGCCACGTAGCCGTACACGAGCGTGAAGAAGAACGAGAGCGCGAACGCCGCGAAGCCGCGCATCAACGAGTAGAAGGTGTACTTGGGCAGCACGGCGATGGAGAGATCGATTTCCACCACCGGCCGGTGCGGTCCGGTCCACTCGCCAGCGAAGTGGGTGACGCCCCACACCATCGCGCCCACCGCCGCGAGCACGAGCGGATCCACCCAGGTCACCTGGCGCGGAATCGCGCGCGTGAGCGCGAGCAAGGGCTGCCGGAGCGTCTTGAAGGGGCTGAGGGTTGCCATGACCCCACCTGCCGTGGCGTGAACCTGCGAGCTTTGTGCGCCCGTCGGTGGAATCGGTCAATCGAAAATGGCGTGATCGGCATCGACGCGCGCGGGCACAACCCCTAGGCTGCCGCGATGCTCGCTGCCACCGCCGCGCTCCTGCTGGCCGCCGCGCCCATCCAGCTGCACGCGCAGCGCAGCCAGCTTCCCAACGGGCTCACGGTCATCCTCGCCGAGGACCATCAAGTGCCGGGCGTGGCCGTGCTCATGACCTACAAGGTCGGCTCGCGCGACGAGGCGCCGGGCCGCACCGGCTTCGCGCACCTCTTCGAGCACCTGATGTTCATGGGCTCGGTGCACGTGCCCTACCCCCAGTTCGACACGCTCCAGGAAGCGCACGGCGGCCAGAACAACGCCGACACCGGCAACGATCACACGCGCTACTACGAGTGGGGGCCGTCGAATTTGCTCGAGACGTTCCTCTGGCAAGAAGCAGATCGCCTGGCGACGCTGCCCGACGCGATGACCGAAGAGAAGGTCTCGCGCCAGCGCGACGTGGTGCTCAACGAGCGCCGCGAGAGCTACGAGAACCAGCCGTACGGCATGGCGGAGGTCTCCGTCGCGGAGCACGTGTTTCCACCGGGGCACCCGTATCACTGGCCCGTGATTGGCTATCCGAAGGATCTCGAGGCCGCGTCGAAGGAAGACGTGGTCGCCTTCTTTCGCCGCTTCTACACGCCGACCAACGCCATTCTGACCATCGTCGGCGACTTCAAGCCCGAGCAGGCGCACGCGTGGATCGAGCAGTACTTCGGCTGGATGCCCGCGCATCCGGCGGACCGCGCGAAGGGGCCGCCCGAGCCCGTGCTCGCGCAGCCTGCGTCGCAAGAGCTGCCGGACAAGGTGGAGCTGCCCAAGGCCGTGCTCGCGTGGCACTCGCCCGCTTCCGACACCCCCGGCGATGCCGCCGCGCAGCTGCTCGCGCAGGTGCTCGCGGGCTCGAAGGCGTCGCGCCTGTATCGCGCGCTCGTGTACGAGCAGCGCATCGCCCAGGACGTCTCGGCCGATCAGAACTCCATGAAGCTCGGCTCCATCTTCGAAGTCGACCTCCTCGCGAGCCCCGGCCACACCGCAGCCGAGCAGATCGCCGCGTTCGATCCGGTGCTCGCGTCGCTCGCTGAGAAAGGTCCCACCCAGGCCGAGCTCGACGCCGCCAAGCTCGACGTGCGCACCTCGCTCGCGCGCGCCGCCGAGCCCCTCGTGTCGCGTGCGCTGCTGATGGAGCGACTGGAAGAGGCCTATTCCGATCCGACCGCGATCGATCGCGAGCTGGCGCGCTACGAGAGCCAGACCGTGGAGAGCGTCCGCGACGCGGCGCGCGCGCTGCGCGACCAGAACCACTTCACCCTCACCTTCAAGCCGTCGAAGGAGGCGGAGAGCCCGTGAGAGCGCTCGCCTTCGCCATCTTCGCGTTCGCGCTCGCGGCGTGCAGCCATGCCGAGCCCACGCCGGATGCCAAGTCGGATGGCTCGGCCGTCCTCGCGAAGGCGCCGCAGGTTGGCCCGCTGCCCGCGTTCCAGGCGCCCGTGCCCACCGCGCAGACGCTGCCCAATGGCCTGACGCTCATCGTGCTCGAGCGACCCGGTGCGCCGCTGGAGACCATCATCTTCACCACGCGGCACGGCGCGGTGCATGACGGCGACAAGGCCGGGCTGGCGTCGCTGTCGGGCGAGATGCTGCAGGCTGGCAGCGCGGGCCGTTCGGCGAGCCAGATCGCGTCCGAGGTGACCGCGCTCGGCTCGGAGCTGCATCTGGGCGCGTCGCGCGAGGATCTCACCGGCGCGCTCACCGTGCTCGCCGACAAGCTGCCGCAAGCGACCGCGCTGCTCGGCGACGTGATGCTGCGGCCGAACCTCGATCCGCACGAATTCACCCGCGTGAAAGACGAGCGCAAGGCGCGGCTGGTGGCGCTGCTCGATGAGCCGCGCTCGGTTGCGGGCGACGTGTTCGTGCACACGATCTTCGGCGACACGGGCTACGGACGGCCGCTGGTGGGCACCGCGCGGAGCATCGAGTCCATTGGCCTCGACGACGTGCGCCACTACCTCGACGGCATCGGCGCCAGAAACTCCGCCATCATCGCGGCAGGCCCGGTCGGTTCGGCCGACGTGCGCGCGCTCGTGGAGAAGGCCTTCGGCGCGCAGAAGCCCGGCGCGGCGGAGCCCATGATCAACGCCGTCGGCGTCGCCGCGCGCGCGCCGATTGTTCTGGTCGACAAGCCGGGCGCGCCGCAGTCGGTGCTGCGATTGGGCGCGCCCAGCGTGCCTGCCAACAGCCCGGACCGCTACGCCATCGAGCTCGCGAACATCATCTTTGGCGGCACGTTCACCAGCCGCATCAACCAGAACCTGCGCGAGCAGCACGGCTACACCTACGGCGCGCACTCCGACTTCGAGATGTATCGGGGCGGCGGCTTCTTCCTCGCCGAGACCGACGTGAAGACCGAGGTCACGGGCGTATCGATCAAGGAGCTGCGCGGCGAGCTCACGCGCATGGCCGCCGCCGGCCTCACGGACGCCGACCTCGACAAGGCGCGCGCCCTCTTCGCCGAGAGCCTCGTCGAAGTGCTGCAGACCACGCCCAGCACTGCGCGCGCCGTGGCCGAGCTCTGGGTGAGCGACCTGCCGCTCGACGAGTACGCGAAGATGTTGCCCGCAATCGCCAAGCTCACCACCGCCGACGTCAACGCCGCGTGGAAGCGCGCGGTCGACGCCGGCAAGCTCTCGCTCGTCATCGTCGGCGACGCGAAGGCTGTGAAGACGCAGCTCCAGGCCGAGCAGCTTGGTGCTCCGGTGCTCACGCATCCCCCCAAGTGACCATGCCCGACGCGCGCCAAACCGTGCCCCACCGCGGCTGCAGCCTGAGCTACTTCACGCGCGGTGAAGGTCCGCCGGTGCTCTTCATCCAGGGCACGGGCGTGGCCGCCGAGGGCTGGCTGCCGCAGATCGACGCGCTCGCAAAGCACTTCCGCTGCGCCGCCTTCGACAACCGCGGCTTCGGCCCGAGCCAGCCGCTGTCCGAGCCGCTCACGCTCGAGCTCATGGCCGATGACGCGCTCGCAGTGATGGACGCGCTCGGCTGGAAGAGCGCGCACGTCGTGGGCCACTCGCTCGGTGGGCTCATCGCGCAGTTCGTGGCGCACCGCGCACCCGAGCGCGTGCGGAGCTTGTCGCTGCTCTGCACCTTCGCGAATGGCGCCATCCCCACCAGGCTGACCTGGTCGATGCTCAAGACCGGAATGCGCACCCGCATCGGCACGCGTCGCATGCGGCGCCACGCCTTCCTGGAGCTGACGCTCGCGCCGCACGAGCTCGCCACCAACGACCGCGACGCGCTCGCCGAGCAGCTGGGCGCGCTCTTCGGCCACGACCTCGCCGACTCGCCGCCCGTGGTGATGAAGCAGCTCGGCGCGATGTCGAAGGCCGACGCGACGCCATTCCTCGCTTCGCTCGCGAAGGTTCCAACCTTCGTGCTCGCCGCAGAGCACGATCGCATCGCGCCGCTGGATGCAGGGCGGGCGCTCGCACGCGCGATTCCAGGCGCGCGGCTCTTCGAGCTCGCGGGCGCAGCGCATGGCGGCGTCATCACCCGCGCGGACGAAGTGAACGCCCTCTTGCGCGAGCACATCGAGAACGCCGAAGCTCCGCGCGCCACGGCTTGAGACGGAGAGAGCCATGCCCAAGACCCGGCTTCCGAAGATCCACGAAGGCGATGTCTGCGTGCTCGTGGGTACGATGAAGGGCGCGTTCATCCTTCGCGCCGATCACGCACGCAAGAAGTGGGACCTCAGCGGGCCGTTCTTCCCTGGCGAAGCGGTGTACGCCATGGCCTATGACGGCCGCGCGGGCCGGCGGCGCCTCTGGGCGGCGACGGCCTCGATGCACTGGGGCGCCGTGCTCCGCCACTCCGACGACCTGGGCAAGACCTGGAGCAACCCCGAGCGCGCCAACGTGCGCTTCCCCAAGGACACCAAGCTCTCGCTCGAGCAGATCTGGCAGATCATCCCCGGCCGCGAGAGCGAGCCGGAGGTCATGTACTGCGGCGTACAGCCCGCGAACCTTTTCGAGTCGCGTGATGGCGGCGAGAGCTGGCAGCTGGTGCGCGGCCTCTTCGACAACCCGCAGCGCGCGCGCTGGGTGCCCGGTGGCGGCGGCATGTGCCTGCACACCATTGTCCCGCACCCCAAGGACGCGAAGAAGATGATGGTCGCGGTCTCCACGGCCGGCGTGTACCGCACCGACGACGGCGGCAAGAGCTGGCGCGCGAGCAACAAGGGCGTGCGCGCGGAGTTCCTGCCCAACAAGCACCCCGAGTTCGGCCAGTGCGTGCACAAGGTGGTCTCGCACCCGAGCAAGCCGGAGCGCTTCTTCCTGCAGAACCACTGGGGCCTCTACCGCAGCGACAACGCGGGCAAGAGCTGGACGGACATCGCCAACGGCGTGCCCAGCGATTTCGGCTTCGGCATGGCCGTGCACCCGAGCGATCCCGACACCGTGTACATCGTGCCCCTCGAGAGCGACGGCTTCCGCTGCACGCCCGAGGGCAAGCTGCGCGTGTACCGCAGCCGCAACGGCGGCAAGAGCTGGCAGGCGATGAAGAAGGGGCTGCCGCAAGAGAACGCGTTCGAGACAGTGCTCCGCGACGGCCTCACGGTCGACGCGCTCGACCCCGCGGGCGTGTACTTCGGCACGCGGAGCGGCAAGGTCTA
This window contains:
- a CDS encoding insulinase family protein, which codes for MRALAFAIFAFALAACSHAEPTPDAKSDGSAVLAKAPQVGPLPAFQAPVPTAQTLPNGLTLIVLERPGAPLETIIFTTRHGAVHDGDKAGLASLSGEMLQAGSAGRSASQIASEVTALGSELHLGASREDLTGALTVLADKLPQATALLGDVMLRPNLDPHEFTRVKDERKARLVALLDEPRSVAGDVFVHTIFGDTGYGRPLVGTARSIESIGLDDVRHYLDGIGARNSAIIAAGPVGSADVRALVEKAFGAQKPGAAEPMINAVGVAARAPIVLVDKPGAPQSVLRLGAPSVPANSPDRYAIELANIIFGGTFTSRINQNLREQHGYTYGAHSDFEMYRGGGFFLAETDVKTEVTGVSIKELRGELTRMAAAGLTDADLDKARALFAESLVEVLQTTPSTARAVAELWVSDLPLDEYAKMLPAIAKLTTADVNAAWKRAVDAGKLSLVIVGDAKAVKTQLQAEQLGAPVLTHPPK
- a CDS encoding alpha/beta hydrolase, whose amino-acid sequence is MPDARQTVPHRGCSLSYFTRGEGPPVLFIQGTGVAAEGWLPQIDALAKHFRCAAFDNRGFGPSQPLSEPLTLELMADDALAVMDALGWKSAHVVGHSLGGLIAQFVAHRAPERVRSLSLLCTFANGAIPTRLTWSMLKTGMRTRIGTRRMRRHAFLELTLAPHELATNDRDALAEQLGALFGHDLADSPPVVMKQLGAMSKADATPFLASLAKVPTFVLAAEHDRIAPLDAGRALARAIPGARLFELAGAAHGGVITRADEVNALLREHIENAEAPRATA
- a CDS encoding DUF4118 domain-containing protein, with the protein product MRTNLTDWVRRYGLPLLLGLAAGAAARVGGAALQTAYYYLALAAVVMVALREGLPPALFTLGVGALLVSYMLPPSDSFRIVGAQAWERFVLYLFVGGMLSVVGASRRRAGLREAEARRRAERYVEVLEAERAMRERFVVALSHDLRTPLAAARLAMQLAMRKAGAPLEAADLSRRALNGIDRTLSMITDLLDSYRLVEGKRLPLNVQPLELVAFVQQAVSELRATFQMNIELGSSGAVDGFWDRDSIRRIVENLCINAAKYGQGAIRVQVGASARGARLSVHNDGEAIPEEIRAQLFEQFFRAPSAEQSARRGWGVGLMAVRALAEAHGGTVSVRSASGQGTTFIVDLPLGQSPSTTAPETALTSH
- a CDS encoding ABC transporter permease subunit, which produces MATLSPFKTLRQPLLALTRAIPRQVTWVDPLVLAAVGAMVWGVTHFAGEWTGPHRPVVEIDLSIAVLPKYTFYSLMRGFAAFALSFFFTLVYGYVAAKNRAAERVLIPLLDILQSIPVLGFMPAVLLTLVAVFPHSNIGLELSSVIFIFTGQAWNMTFSFYHSLLNIPPELVEAAKLYRFGWWRTFSKLELPFSTVGLVWNGMMSMAGGWFFLSASEAMVLGDKDFRLPGIGSYMSVATDRGDTGAMFAAIVAMILMIVVVDQLFWRPLVAWSEKFNVGDVAATEAASSWVLDLLHKSGIIRAMRDLYQSMLPERARPEKAPAKHKLAPTRAESLLQIAIFGVFGLLALWGAVKLLDLLRQVSGKEWGNILGATGLTLVRTTLAVALGTLWTVPVGVAIGRNPKLSRVLQPVVQIAASFPANMIFPLVLASFGALGVGLNFSSVVLMMLGTQWYVLFNVIAGAMNIPHDLEEAAVVYQFSKAQLWKRLYLPGIFPQLVTGWVTAAGGAWNASIISEYVHYKGENHVAFGLGGVISQASAKGDMAVLAAGVVTMAIVVVGINRILWKRLYHLAELKYALSR
- a CDS encoding exo-alpha-sialidase, whose translation is MPKTRLPKIHEGDVCVLVGTMKGAFILRADHARKKWDLSGPFFPGEAVYAMAYDGRAGRRRLWAATASMHWGAVLRHSDDLGKTWSNPERANVRFPKDTKLSLEQIWQIIPGRESEPEVMYCGVQPANLFESRDGGESWQLVRGLFDNPQRARWVPGGGGMCLHTIVPHPKDAKKMMVAVSTAGVYRTDDGGKSWRASNKGVRAEFLPNKHPEFGQCVHKVVSHPSKPERFFLQNHWGLYRSDNAGKSWTDIANGVPSDFGFGMAVHPSDPDTVYIVPLESDGFRCTPEGKLRVYRSRNGGKSWQAMKKGLPQENAFETVLRDGLTVDALDPAGVYFGTRSGKVYGSRDDGTSWSLLVEGLPPVTCVKTAVIAGRATHVTKKARTRETRA
- a CDS encoding GNAT family N-acetyltransferase, coding for MLQTARLELRPITLPFVEAIFANDRPRAEVIAGARLPPEWPGRDLIEQAFCASLDSIRADPDTRLWGDRLMVTRDEPTRVVGSVIFHGKPNGGRCEVAYGVESGSQRRGFAVEAVGAAVAWALAHVEVQVVQAETFSWHHASMRVLTKLGFVRAGARIHETLGDVFLFERRRG
- a CDS encoding insulinase family protein is translated as MLAATAALLLAAAPIQLHAQRSQLPNGLTVILAEDHQVPGVAVLMTYKVGSRDEAPGRTGFAHLFEHLMFMGSVHVPYPQFDTLQEAHGGQNNADTGNDHTRYYEWGPSNLLETFLWQEADRLATLPDAMTEEKVSRQRDVVLNERRESYENQPYGMAEVSVAEHVFPPGHPYHWPVIGYPKDLEAASKEDVVAFFRRFYTPTNAILTIVGDFKPEQAHAWIEQYFGWMPAHPADRAKGPPEPVLAQPASQELPDKVELPKAVLAWHSPASDTPGDAAAQLLAQVLAGSKASRLYRALVYEQRIAQDVSADQNSMKLGSIFEVDLLASPGHTAAEQIAAFDPVLASLAEKGPTQAELDAAKLDVRTSLARAAEPLVSRALLMERLEEAYSDPTAIDRELARYESQTVESVRDAARALRDQNHFTLTFKPSKEAESP